One window of the Microtus ochrogaster isolate Prairie Vole_2 chromosome 10, MicOch1.0, whole genome shotgun sequence genome contains the following:
- the Mpc1l gene encoding LOW QUALITY PROTEIN: mitochondrial pyruvate carrier 1-like protein (The sequence of the model RefSeq protein was modified relative to this genomic sequence to represent the inferred CDS: deleted 2 bases in 1 codon), with translation MAEARNMLLAVASSGSATRSAFGTQLLAGSLTVVGIPASEATMAGVAALVWKTREYVKTKEFRDYITNTHFWGPVANWGLPMVAFRDMKAPPAIVSGRMTTALMFYSMAFMCFAYWVQPRNYLLMARHFTNVVVHSMQASWYLGGQGQQPPSQSLMTGGGGSLTQFDDWGWG, from the exons ATGGCAGAGGCACGAAATATGCTGCTGGCTGTTGCTTCATCGGGGTCAGCAACGAGGTCGGCATTCGGTACTCAATTGTTGGCTGGCAGCTTGACCGTCGTTGGCATTCCTGCGTCTGAAGCGACCATGGCAGGTGTGGCAGCACTAGTGTGGAAAACTCGAGAATATGTGAAGACCAAGGAGTTCCGGGATTACATAACTAACACCCACTTCTGGGGTCCTGTGGCCAACTGGGGCCTTCCAATGGTTGCCTTCAGGGACATGAAGGCGCCACCCGCTATTGTCAGTGGCCGCATGACAACAGCCCTCATG TTCTACTCCATGGCTTTCATGTGCTTTGCCTACTGGGTCCAGCCTCGAAATTATCTGCTGATGGCCCGCCATTTCACCAACGTGGTGGTGCACAGCATGCAGGCCAGCTGGTACCTGGGGGGTCAAGGCCAGCAACCCCCCAGCCAAAGCTTgatgactgggggtgggggtagccTGACCCAGTTTgatgactgggggtgggggtag